In Elgaria multicarinata webbii isolate HBS135686 ecotype San Diego chromosome 15, rElgMul1.1.pri, whole genome shotgun sequence, one genomic interval encodes:
- the CSTF2 gene encoding cleavage stimulation factor subunit 2 isoform X4: protein MAGLSVRDPAVDRSLRSVFVGNIPYEATEEQLKDIFSEVGPVVSFRLVYDRETGKPKGYGFCEYQDQETALSAMRNLNSREFSGRALRVDNAASEKNKEELKSLGTGAPIIESPYGDPVNPEDAPESISRAVASLPPEQMFELMKQMKLCVQNSPQEARSMLLQNPQLAYALLQAQVVMRIVDPEIALKILHRKTTVPSLIPGNPQPGPGQGPGPGQGPGPGPGPGPNAQMNQPNVPSSQPQPIGGMHVNGAPPLMQPPMQGGVPAPGQMPTAVPGPGPGPLAPGGGMPGGGPMLLERGQVPMPDPRAPMQRGPMPASGPPPRGLLGDAPNDPRGGTLLSVTGEVEPRGYLGPPHQGPPMHHMPGHDNRGMPPHEMRGGPMGEPRPLMGEPRGPMMDGRAGRDPRGMDNRGMEPRVMDARGMEPRGMDNRGMEPRGMDARGMEPRGMDNRGMEPRGMETRGMEPPRGMESRGMEPPRGMEPPRGMEPPRGMEPPRGMEPPRGMEPRGMEPPRGMEPPRGMEPPRGMDTRGMEPRGMESRGMEPRGPGPSPRGPMSGGIQGPGPLTMGAAGPQGPRQVPNMPGAAMQAGGIPGANVQAAAQPGGFSPGQNQVTPQDHEKAALIMQVLQLTADQIAMLPPEQRQSILILKEQIQKSTGAP, encoded by the exons tGGGGAATATCCCCTACGAAGCCACAGAAGAGCAGCTAAAGGACATTTTCTCAGAGGTTGGACCTGTCGTCAGTTTCCG ACTGGTGTACGACAGAGAGACGGGCAAACCAAAGGGCTATGGCTTCTGCGAGTATCAAGACCAGGAAACGGCGCTCAGTGCCATGCGGAACCTAAACAGCCGGGAGTTCAGCGGGAGGGCGCTGCGTGTGGACAACGCAGCCAGTGAGAAGAACAAAGAGGAGCTGAAGA GCCTGGGCACTGGTGCTCCCATCATCGAGTCGCCCTACGGAGACCCCGTGAACCCTGAAGATGCCCCCGAGTCCATCAGCAGGGCTGTGGCCAGCCTCCCCCCTGAGCAAATGTTTGAACTGATGAAGCAGATGAAG ctgTGTGTCCAGAACAGCCCGCAGGAGGCACGGAGCATGCTGCTGCAGAACCCTCAGCTTGCCTACGCCCTGTTGCAGGCCCAAGTGGTGATGCGGATCGTCGACCCAGAAATTGCTCTG aAAATTCTGCATCGCAAGACCACTGTTCCATCTCTGATTCCGGGCAACCCACAACCAGGGCCTGGGCAGGGTCCTGGACCTGGGcaagggcctgggcctgggcctgggcccgGTCCAAATGCACAGATGAACCAGCCCAACGTCCCTTCTTCCCAGCCACAACCAATC GGGGGCATGCATGTCAATGGAGCCCCTCCCCTGATGCAGCCGCCCATGCAAGGCGGTGTGCCAGCTCCGGGCCAGATGCCAACCGCCGTGCCCGGCCCTGGCCCCGGCCCCTTGGCTCCAGGAG GTGGCATGCCAGGCGGTGGCCCGATGCTCTTGGAACGCGGCCAAG TGCCCATGCCAGACCCACGGGCGCCCATGCAACGCGGGCCGATGCCAGCTAGCGGACCACCGCCTCGAGGCCTTCTGGGAGACGCCCCGAATGACCCACGTGGAGGGACTTTGCTCTCAGTCACTGGAGAAGTGGAGCCCAG AGGCTACCTTGGCCCCCCCCACCAGGGCCCCCCCATGCACCATATGCCTGGCCATGACAACCGGGGGATGCCCCCCCACGAAATGAGGGGCGGACCGATGGGAGAACCCAGGCCTTTGATGGGAGAACCCCGGGGCCCCATGATGGATGGCCGAG CTGGAAGAGATCCAAGAGGCATGGATAACAGAGGCATGGAGCCTAGAGTGATGGATGCCAGGGGCATGGAGCCGCGAGGCATGGATAACAGAGGGATGGAGCCCAGAGGGATGGATGCCAGGGGCATGGAGCCGCGAGGCATGGATAACAGAGGGATGGAGCCCAGAGGGATGGAAACTCGTGGGATGGAGCCGCCCAGGGGCATGGAGTCCAGAGGGATGGAGCCGCCCAGGGGCATGGAGCCGCCCAGGGGCATGGAGCCGCCCAGGGGCATGGAACCGCCCAGGGGCATGGAACCGCCCAGGGGCATGGAGCCCAGAGGAATGGAGCCACCCAGAGGAATGGAACCGCCCAGAGGAATGGAGCCACCCAGGGGCATGGACACGAGAGGCATGGAACCCCGAGGCATGGAATCTCGAGGCATGGAGCCGAGGGGCCCCGGCCCCAGCCCAAGGGGTCCAATGAGTGGGGGAATTCAAGGCCCCGGGCCTCTTACCATGGGAGCAGCGGGCCCACAGGGGCCTCGTCAG GTCCCGAATATGCCCGGGGCAGCAATGCAGGCCGGAGGCATCCCGGGAGCAAACGTGCAAGCGGCGGCCCAGCCGGGGGGGTTCAGCCCTGGCCAGAACCAGGTGACACCCCAGGATCACGAAAAG GCTGCCCTCATCATGCAGGTCCTCCAGCTGACAGCAGACCAGATCGCCATGTTGCCTCCGGAGCAAAGGCAGAGCATTCTGATCCTGAAAGAGCAAATACAGAAGTCCACCGGTGCCCCTTGA
- the CSTF2 gene encoding cleavage stimulation factor subunit 2 isoform X2 produces MAGLSVRDPAVDRSLRSVFVGNIPYEATEEQLKDIFSEVGPVVSFRLVYDRETGKPKGYGFCEYQDQETALSAMRNLNSREFSGRALRVDNAASEKNKEELKSLGTGAPIIESPYGDPVNPEDAPESISRAVASLPPEQMFELMKQMKLCVQNSPQEARSMLLQNPQLAYALLQAQVVMRIVDPEIALKILHRKTTVPSLIPGNPQPGPGQGPGPGQGPGPGPGPGPNAQMNQPNVPSSQPQPIGGMHVNGAPPLMQPPMQGGVPAPGQMPTAVPGPGPGPLAPGGGMPGGGPMLLERGQGNLQLSPVGPARPASIERVQVPMPDPRAPMQRGPMPASGPPPRGLLGDAPNDPRGGTLLSVTGEVEPRGYLGPPHQGPPMHHMPGHDNRGMPPHEMRGGPMGEPRPLMGEPRGPMMDGRAGRDPRGMDNRGMEPRVMDARGMEPRGMDNRGMEPRGMDARGMEPRGMDNRGMEPRGMETRGMEPPRGMESRGMEPPRGMEPPRGMEPPRGMEPPRGMEPPRGMEPRGMEPPRGMEPPRGMEPPRGMDTRGMEPRGMESRGMEPRGPGPSPRGPMSGGIQGPGPLTMGAAGPQGPRQVPNMPGAAMQAGGIPGANVQAAAQPGGFSPGQNQVTPQDHEKAALIMQVLQLTADQIAMLPPEQRQSILILKEQIQKSTGAP; encoded by the exons tGGGGAATATCCCCTACGAAGCCACAGAAGAGCAGCTAAAGGACATTTTCTCAGAGGTTGGACCTGTCGTCAGTTTCCG ACTGGTGTACGACAGAGAGACGGGCAAACCAAAGGGCTATGGCTTCTGCGAGTATCAAGACCAGGAAACGGCGCTCAGTGCCATGCGGAACCTAAACAGCCGGGAGTTCAGCGGGAGGGCGCTGCGTGTGGACAACGCAGCCAGTGAGAAGAACAAAGAGGAGCTGAAGA GCCTGGGCACTGGTGCTCCCATCATCGAGTCGCCCTACGGAGACCCCGTGAACCCTGAAGATGCCCCCGAGTCCATCAGCAGGGCTGTGGCCAGCCTCCCCCCTGAGCAAATGTTTGAACTGATGAAGCAGATGAAG ctgTGTGTCCAGAACAGCCCGCAGGAGGCACGGAGCATGCTGCTGCAGAACCCTCAGCTTGCCTACGCCCTGTTGCAGGCCCAAGTGGTGATGCGGATCGTCGACCCAGAAATTGCTCTG aAAATTCTGCATCGCAAGACCACTGTTCCATCTCTGATTCCGGGCAACCCACAACCAGGGCCTGGGCAGGGTCCTGGACCTGGGcaagggcctgggcctgggcctgggcccgGTCCAAATGCACAGATGAACCAGCCCAACGTCCCTTCTTCCCAGCCACAACCAATC GGGGGCATGCATGTCAATGGAGCCCCTCCCCTGATGCAGCCGCCCATGCAAGGCGGTGTGCCAGCTCCGGGCCAGATGCCAACCGCCGTGCCCGGCCCTGGCCCCGGCCCCTTGGCTCCAGGAG GTGGCATGCCAGGCGGTGGCCCGATGCTCTTGGAACGCGGCCAAG GGAACCTGCAGCTCTCTCCCGTGGGACCTGCCAGGCCTGCCTCTATTGAGCGAGTTCAAG TGCCCATGCCAGACCCACGGGCGCCCATGCAACGCGGGCCGATGCCAGCTAGCGGACCACCGCCTCGAGGCCTTCTGGGAGACGCCCCGAATGACCCACGTGGAGGGACTTTGCTCTCAGTCACTGGAGAAGTGGAGCCCAG AGGCTACCTTGGCCCCCCCCACCAGGGCCCCCCCATGCACCATATGCCTGGCCATGACAACCGGGGGATGCCCCCCCACGAAATGAGGGGCGGACCGATGGGAGAACCCAGGCCTTTGATGGGAGAACCCCGGGGCCCCATGATGGATGGCCGAG CTGGAAGAGATCCAAGAGGCATGGATAACAGAGGCATGGAGCCTAGAGTGATGGATGCCAGGGGCATGGAGCCGCGAGGCATGGATAACAGAGGGATGGAGCCCAGAGGGATGGATGCCAGGGGCATGGAGCCGCGAGGCATGGATAACAGAGGGATGGAGCCCAGAGGGATGGAAACTCGTGGGATGGAGCCGCCCAGGGGCATGGAGTCCAGAGGGATGGAGCCGCCCAGGGGCATGGAGCCGCCCAGGGGCATGGAGCCGCCCAGGGGCATGGAACCGCCCAGGGGCATGGAACCGCCCAGGGGCATGGAGCCCAGAGGAATGGAGCCACCCAGAGGAATGGAACCGCCCAGAGGAATGGAGCCACCCAGGGGCATGGACACGAGAGGCATGGAACCCCGAGGCATGGAATCTCGAGGCATGGAGCCGAGGGGCCCCGGCCCCAGCCCAAGGGGTCCAATGAGTGGGGGAATTCAAGGCCCCGGGCCTCTTACCATGGGAGCAGCGGGCCCACAGGGGCCTCGTCAG GTCCCGAATATGCCCGGGGCAGCAATGCAGGCCGGAGGCATCCCGGGAGCAAACGTGCAAGCGGCGGCCCAGCCGGGGGGGTTCAGCCCTGGCCAGAACCAGGTGACACCCCAGGATCACGAAAAG GCTGCCCTCATCATGCAGGTCCTCCAGCTGACAGCAGACCAGATCGCCATGTTGCCTCCGGAGCAAAGGCAGAGCATTCTGATCCTGAAAGAGCAAATACAGAAGTCCACCGGTGCCCCTTGA
- the CSTF2 gene encoding cleavage stimulation factor subunit 2 isoform X3 produces MAGLSVRDPAVDRSLRSVFVGNIPYEATEEQLKDIFSEVGPVVSFRLVYDRETGKPKGYGFCEYQDQETALSAMRNLNSREFSGRALRVDNAASEKNKEELKSLGTGAPIIESPYGDPVNPEDAPESISRAVASLPPEQMFELMKQMKLCVQNSPQEARSMLLQNPQLAYALLQAQVVMRIVDPEIALKILHRKTTVPSLIPGNPQPGPGQGPGPGQGPGPGPGPGPNAQMNQPNVPSSQPQPIGGMHVNGAPPLMQPPMQGGVPAPGQMPTAVPGPGPGPLAPGGGMPGGGPMLLERGQVDNESAAFPSHAPSVPMPDPRAPMQRGPMPASGPPPRGLLGDAPNDPRGGTLLSVTGEVEPRGYLGPPHQGPPMHHMPGHDNRGMPPHEMRGGPMGEPRPLMGEPRGPMMDGRAGRDPRGMDNRGMEPRVMDARGMEPRGMDNRGMEPRGMDARGMEPRGMDNRGMEPRGMETRGMEPPRGMESRGMEPPRGMEPPRGMEPPRGMEPPRGMEPPRGMEPRGMEPPRGMEPPRGMEPPRGMDTRGMEPRGMESRGMEPRGPGPSPRGPMSGGIQGPGPLTMGAAGPQGPRQVPNMPGAAMQAGGIPGANVQAAAQPGGFSPGQNQVTPQDHEKAALIMQVLQLTADQIAMLPPEQRQSILILKEQIQKSTGAP; encoded by the exons tGGGGAATATCCCCTACGAAGCCACAGAAGAGCAGCTAAAGGACATTTTCTCAGAGGTTGGACCTGTCGTCAGTTTCCG ACTGGTGTACGACAGAGAGACGGGCAAACCAAAGGGCTATGGCTTCTGCGAGTATCAAGACCAGGAAACGGCGCTCAGTGCCATGCGGAACCTAAACAGCCGGGAGTTCAGCGGGAGGGCGCTGCGTGTGGACAACGCAGCCAGTGAGAAGAACAAAGAGGAGCTGAAGA GCCTGGGCACTGGTGCTCCCATCATCGAGTCGCCCTACGGAGACCCCGTGAACCCTGAAGATGCCCCCGAGTCCATCAGCAGGGCTGTGGCCAGCCTCCCCCCTGAGCAAATGTTTGAACTGATGAAGCAGATGAAG ctgTGTGTCCAGAACAGCCCGCAGGAGGCACGGAGCATGCTGCTGCAGAACCCTCAGCTTGCCTACGCCCTGTTGCAGGCCCAAGTGGTGATGCGGATCGTCGACCCAGAAATTGCTCTG aAAATTCTGCATCGCAAGACCACTGTTCCATCTCTGATTCCGGGCAACCCACAACCAGGGCCTGGGCAGGGTCCTGGACCTGGGcaagggcctgggcctgggcctgggcccgGTCCAAATGCACAGATGAACCAGCCCAACGTCCCTTCTTCCCAGCCACAACCAATC GGGGGCATGCATGTCAATGGAGCCCCTCCCCTGATGCAGCCGCCCATGCAAGGCGGTGTGCCAGCTCCGGGCCAGATGCCAACCGCCGTGCCCGGCCCTGGCCCCGGCCCCTTGGCTCCAGGAG GTGGCATGCCAGGCGGTGGCCCGATGCTCTTGGAACGCGGCCAAG TGGACAATGAGAGTGCGGCTTTCCCCAGTCATGCTCCATCAG TGCCCATGCCAGACCCACGGGCGCCCATGCAACGCGGGCCGATGCCAGCTAGCGGACCACCGCCTCGAGGCCTTCTGGGAGACGCCCCGAATGACCCACGTGGAGGGACTTTGCTCTCAGTCACTGGAGAAGTGGAGCCCAG AGGCTACCTTGGCCCCCCCCACCAGGGCCCCCCCATGCACCATATGCCTGGCCATGACAACCGGGGGATGCCCCCCCACGAAATGAGGGGCGGACCGATGGGAGAACCCAGGCCTTTGATGGGAGAACCCCGGGGCCCCATGATGGATGGCCGAG CTGGAAGAGATCCAAGAGGCATGGATAACAGAGGCATGGAGCCTAGAGTGATGGATGCCAGGGGCATGGAGCCGCGAGGCATGGATAACAGAGGGATGGAGCCCAGAGGGATGGATGCCAGGGGCATGGAGCCGCGAGGCATGGATAACAGAGGGATGGAGCCCAGAGGGATGGAAACTCGTGGGATGGAGCCGCCCAGGGGCATGGAGTCCAGAGGGATGGAGCCGCCCAGGGGCATGGAGCCGCCCAGGGGCATGGAGCCGCCCAGGGGCATGGAACCGCCCAGGGGCATGGAACCGCCCAGGGGCATGGAGCCCAGAGGAATGGAGCCACCCAGAGGAATGGAACCGCCCAGAGGAATGGAGCCACCCAGGGGCATGGACACGAGAGGCATGGAACCCCGAGGCATGGAATCTCGAGGCATGGAGCCGAGGGGCCCCGGCCCCAGCCCAAGGGGTCCAATGAGTGGGGGAATTCAAGGCCCCGGGCCTCTTACCATGGGAGCAGCGGGCCCACAGGGGCCTCGTCAG GTCCCGAATATGCCCGGGGCAGCAATGCAGGCCGGAGGCATCCCGGGAGCAAACGTGCAAGCGGCGGCCCAGCCGGGGGGGTTCAGCCCTGGCCAGAACCAGGTGACACCCCAGGATCACGAAAAG GCTGCCCTCATCATGCAGGTCCTCCAGCTGACAGCAGACCAGATCGCCATGTTGCCTCCGGAGCAAAGGCAGAGCATTCTGATCCTGAAAGAGCAAATACAGAAGTCCACCGGTGCCCCTTGA
- the CSTF2 gene encoding cleavage stimulation factor subunit 2 isoform X5 gives MAGLSVRDPAVDRSLRSVFVGNIPYEATEEQLKDIFSEVGPVVSFRLVYDRETGKPKGYGFCEYQDQETALSAMRNLNSREFSGRALRVDNAASEKNKEELKSLGTGAPIIESPYGDPVNPEDAPESISRAVASLPPEQMFELMKQMKLCVQNSPQEARSMLLQNPQLAYALLQAQVVMRIVDPEIALKILHRKTTVPSLIPGNPQPGPGQGPGPGQGPGPGPGPGPNAQMNQPNVPSSQPQPIGGMHVNGAPPLMQPPMQGGVPAPGQMPTAVPGPGPGPLAPGGGMPGGGPMLLERGQVDNESAAFPSHAPSGNLQLSPVGPARPASIERVQVPMPDPRAPMQRGPMPASGPPPRGLLGDAPNDPRGGTLLSVTGEVEPRGYLGPPHQGPPMHHMPGHDNRGMPPHEMRGGPMGEPRPLMGEPRGPMMDGRAGRDPRGMDNRGMEPRVMDARGMEPRGMDNRGMEPRGMDARGMEPRGMDNRGMEPPRGMEPRGMEPPRGMEPPRGMEPPRGMDTRGMEPRGMESRGMEPRGPGPSPRGPMSGGIQGPGPLTMGAAGPQGPRQVPNMPGAAMQAGGIPGANVQAAAQPGGFSPGQNQVTPQDHEKAALIMQVLQLTADQIAMLPPEQRQSILILKEQIQKSTGAP, from the exons tGGGGAATATCCCCTACGAAGCCACAGAAGAGCAGCTAAAGGACATTTTCTCAGAGGTTGGACCTGTCGTCAGTTTCCG ACTGGTGTACGACAGAGAGACGGGCAAACCAAAGGGCTATGGCTTCTGCGAGTATCAAGACCAGGAAACGGCGCTCAGTGCCATGCGGAACCTAAACAGCCGGGAGTTCAGCGGGAGGGCGCTGCGTGTGGACAACGCAGCCAGTGAGAAGAACAAAGAGGAGCTGAAGA GCCTGGGCACTGGTGCTCCCATCATCGAGTCGCCCTACGGAGACCCCGTGAACCCTGAAGATGCCCCCGAGTCCATCAGCAGGGCTGTGGCCAGCCTCCCCCCTGAGCAAATGTTTGAACTGATGAAGCAGATGAAG ctgTGTGTCCAGAACAGCCCGCAGGAGGCACGGAGCATGCTGCTGCAGAACCCTCAGCTTGCCTACGCCCTGTTGCAGGCCCAAGTGGTGATGCGGATCGTCGACCCAGAAATTGCTCTG aAAATTCTGCATCGCAAGACCACTGTTCCATCTCTGATTCCGGGCAACCCACAACCAGGGCCTGGGCAGGGTCCTGGACCTGGGcaagggcctgggcctgggcctgggcccgGTCCAAATGCACAGATGAACCAGCCCAACGTCCCTTCTTCCCAGCCACAACCAATC GGGGGCATGCATGTCAATGGAGCCCCTCCCCTGATGCAGCCGCCCATGCAAGGCGGTGTGCCAGCTCCGGGCCAGATGCCAACCGCCGTGCCCGGCCCTGGCCCCGGCCCCTTGGCTCCAGGAG GTGGCATGCCAGGCGGTGGCCCGATGCTCTTGGAACGCGGCCAAG TGGACAATGAGAGTGCGGCTTTCCCCAGTCATGCTCCATCAG GGAACCTGCAGCTCTCTCCCGTGGGACCTGCCAGGCCTGCCTCTATTGAGCGAGTTCAAG TGCCCATGCCAGACCCACGGGCGCCCATGCAACGCGGGCCGATGCCAGCTAGCGGACCACCGCCTCGAGGCCTTCTGGGAGACGCCCCGAATGACCCACGTGGAGGGACTTTGCTCTCAGTCACTGGAGAAGTGGAGCCCAG AGGCTACCTTGGCCCCCCCCACCAGGGCCCCCCCATGCACCATATGCCTGGCCATGACAACCGGGGGATGCCCCCCCACGAAATGAGGGGCGGACCGATGGGAGAACCCAGGCCTTTGATGGGAGAACCCCGGGGCCCCATGATGGATGGCCGAG CTGGAAGAGATCCAAGAGGCATGGATAACAGAGGCATGGAGCCTAGAGTGATGGATGCCAGGGGCATGGAGCCGCGAGGCATGGATAACAGAGGGATGGAGCCCAGAGGGATGGATGCCAGGGGCATGGAGCCGCGAGGCATGGATAACAGAGGGATGGAGCC GCCCAGGGGCATGGAGCCCAGAGGAATGGAGCCACCCAGAGGAATGGAACCGCCCAGAGGAATGGAGCCACCCAGGGGCATGGACACGAGAGGCATGGAACCCCGAGGCATGGAATCTCGAGGCATGGAGCCGAGGGGCCCCGGCCCCAGCCCAAGGGGTCCAATGAGTGGGGGAATTCAAGGCCCCGGGCCTCTTACCATGGGAGCAGCGGGCCCACAGGGGCCTCGTCAG GTCCCGAATATGCCCGGGGCAGCAATGCAGGCCGGAGGCATCCCGGGAGCAAACGTGCAAGCGGCGGCCCAGCCGGGGGGGTTCAGCCCTGGCCAGAACCAGGTGACACCCCAGGATCACGAAAAG GCTGCCCTCATCATGCAGGTCCTCCAGCTGACAGCAGACCAGATCGCCATGTTGCCTCCGGAGCAAAGGCAGAGCATTCTGATCCTGAAAGAGCAAATACAGAAGTCCACCGGTGCCCCTTGA
- the CSTF2 gene encoding cleavage stimulation factor subunit 2 isoform X1 — protein MAGLSVRDPAVDRSLRSVFVGNIPYEATEEQLKDIFSEVGPVVSFRLVYDRETGKPKGYGFCEYQDQETALSAMRNLNSREFSGRALRVDNAASEKNKEELKSLGTGAPIIESPYGDPVNPEDAPESISRAVASLPPEQMFELMKQMKLCVQNSPQEARSMLLQNPQLAYALLQAQVVMRIVDPEIALKILHRKTTVPSLIPGNPQPGPGQGPGPGQGPGPGPGPGPNAQMNQPNVPSSQPQPIGGMHVNGAPPLMQPPMQGGVPAPGQMPTAVPGPGPGPLAPGGGMPGGGPMLLERGQVDNESAAFPSHAPSGNLQLSPVGPARPASIERVQVPMPDPRAPMQRGPMPASGPPPRGLLGDAPNDPRGGTLLSVTGEVEPRGYLGPPHQGPPMHHMPGHDNRGMPPHEMRGGPMGEPRPLMGEPRGPMMDGRAGRDPRGMDNRGMEPRVMDARGMEPRGMDNRGMEPRGMDARGMEPRGMDNRGMEPRGMETRGMEPPRGMESRGMEPPRGMEPPRGMEPPRGMEPPRGMEPPRGMEPRGMEPPRGMEPPRGMEPPRGMDTRGMEPRGMESRGMEPRGPGPSPRGPMSGGIQGPGPLTMGAAGPQGPRQVPNMPGAAMQAGGIPGANVQAAAQPGGFSPGQNQVTPQDHEKAALIMQVLQLTADQIAMLPPEQRQSILILKEQIQKSTGAP, from the exons tGGGGAATATCCCCTACGAAGCCACAGAAGAGCAGCTAAAGGACATTTTCTCAGAGGTTGGACCTGTCGTCAGTTTCCG ACTGGTGTACGACAGAGAGACGGGCAAACCAAAGGGCTATGGCTTCTGCGAGTATCAAGACCAGGAAACGGCGCTCAGTGCCATGCGGAACCTAAACAGCCGGGAGTTCAGCGGGAGGGCGCTGCGTGTGGACAACGCAGCCAGTGAGAAGAACAAAGAGGAGCTGAAGA GCCTGGGCACTGGTGCTCCCATCATCGAGTCGCCCTACGGAGACCCCGTGAACCCTGAAGATGCCCCCGAGTCCATCAGCAGGGCTGTGGCCAGCCTCCCCCCTGAGCAAATGTTTGAACTGATGAAGCAGATGAAG ctgTGTGTCCAGAACAGCCCGCAGGAGGCACGGAGCATGCTGCTGCAGAACCCTCAGCTTGCCTACGCCCTGTTGCAGGCCCAAGTGGTGATGCGGATCGTCGACCCAGAAATTGCTCTG aAAATTCTGCATCGCAAGACCACTGTTCCATCTCTGATTCCGGGCAACCCACAACCAGGGCCTGGGCAGGGTCCTGGACCTGGGcaagggcctgggcctgggcctgggcccgGTCCAAATGCACAGATGAACCAGCCCAACGTCCCTTCTTCCCAGCCACAACCAATC GGGGGCATGCATGTCAATGGAGCCCCTCCCCTGATGCAGCCGCCCATGCAAGGCGGTGTGCCAGCTCCGGGCCAGATGCCAACCGCCGTGCCCGGCCCTGGCCCCGGCCCCTTGGCTCCAGGAG GTGGCATGCCAGGCGGTGGCCCGATGCTCTTGGAACGCGGCCAAG TGGACAATGAGAGTGCGGCTTTCCCCAGTCATGCTCCATCAG GGAACCTGCAGCTCTCTCCCGTGGGACCTGCCAGGCCTGCCTCTATTGAGCGAGTTCAAG TGCCCATGCCAGACCCACGGGCGCCCATGCAACGCGGGCCGATGCCAGCTAGCGGACCACCGCCTCGAGGCCTTCTGGGAGACGCCCCGAATGACCCACGTGGAGGGACTTTGCTCTCAGTCACTGGAGAAGTGGAGCCCAG AGGCTACCTTGGCCCCCCCCACCAGGGCCCCCCCATGCACCATATGCCTGGCCATGACAACCGGGGGATGCCCCCCCACGAAATGAGGGGCGGACCGATGGGAGAACCCAGGCCTTTGATGGGAGAACCCCGGGGCCCCATGATGGATGGCCGAG CTGGAAGAGATCCAAGAGGCATGGATAACAGAGGCATGGAGCCTAGAGTGATGGATGCCAGGGGCATGGAGCCGCGAGGCATGGATAACAGAGGGATGGAGCCCAGAGGGATGGATGCCAGGGGCATGGAGCCGCGAGGCATGGATAACAGAGGGATGGAGCCCAGAGGGATGGAAACTCGTGGGATGGAGCCGCCCAGGGGCATGGAGTCCAGAGGGATGGAGCCGCCCAGGGGCATGGAGCCGCCCAGGGGCATGGAGCCGCCCAGGGGCATGGAACCGCCCAGGGGCATGGAACCGCCCAGGGGCATGGAGCCCAGAGGAATGGAGCCACCCAGAGGAATGGAACCGCCCAGAGGAATGGAGCCACCCAGGGGCATGGACACGAGAGGCATGGAACCCCGAGGCATGGAATCTCGAGGCATGGAGCCGAGGGGCCCCGGCCCCAGCCCAAGGGGTCCAATGAGTGGGGGAATTCAAGGCCCCGGGCCTCTTACCATGGGAGCAGCGGGCCCACAGGGGCCTCGTCAG GTCCCGAATATGCCCGGGGCAGCAATGCAGGCCGGAGGCATCCCGGGAGCAAACGTGCAAGCGGCGGCCCAGCCGGGGGGGTTCAGCCCTGGCCAGAACCAGGTGACACCCCAGGATCACGAAAAG GCTGCCCTCATCATGCAGGTCCTCCAGCTGACAGCAGACCAGATCGCCATGTTGCCTCCGGAGCAAAGGCAGAGCATTCTGATCCTGAAAGAGCAAATACAGAAGTCCACCGGTGCCCCTTGA